In a genomic window of Rhizophagus irregularis chromosome 11, complete sequence:
- a CDS encoding uncharacterized protein (BUSCO:EOG092C2MTS): MSVILKDLNDYIAPSQACIKPVEVNKTSDNKNNVIKIDDSGGYYEVSLDGIETKLQTAQITLDDCLACSGCITSAESVLITMQSQEELYNVLKLNKEAIDGNKLDEKKTVVISIAPQSIASIAAKYDLTPLQVAKRLTYFFKSLGVHYVFDTSFSRDFSLLESAREFVERFRFYQEKQQKKDPVNNDVKSTRIKRNGTSGGGDEAMSEAKLPMLASACPGWICYAEKTHGFILPYVSQTKSPQQIMGSVVKDYLANKLGIKPNNIYHVGVMMCYDKKLEASRPDFFSEEYQTRDVDCVITTGEVVKMFEESDYDIKTSEESSLDNFTKTSQEEELLRSSGSASGGYLEFILEYTAREIFNITGVDVDKEQGVIVKAGRNKDFKEITLEIDGKPVLKFASAYGFRNIQNLVRKIKSNNSPYHYVEVMACPSGCINGGGQLKPDEKIPIKDWILHVNDIYRNVNSLSPEKNDVVLNLYSEWLDGIESEKSKKLLRTQYHAVETTLVNPLAVKW; encoded by the exons ATGTCTGTTATACTAAAAGATCTTAACGATTATATTGCACCTTCACAGGCTTGTATTAAGCCTGTTGAAGTTAATAAAACTTCAGACAacaaaaat aatGTCATTAAAATTGATGACTCGGGTGGATATTATGAGGTTTCTCTTGATGGTATTGAAACTAAATTACAAACAGCACAGATCACTCTTGACGATTGTTTAGCATGCAG tgGATGTATTACTTCAGCAGAAAGTGTTCTTATAACAATGCAATCTCAGGAAGAATTATacaatgtattaaaattaaataaagaagcGATTGATGGGAATAAACTTGATGAAAAGAAAACTGTTGTTATTTCAATAGCTCCTCAATCTATTGCTTCTATTGCAGCAAAATATGATTTAACTCCGTTACAG GTAGCGAAAAGGTTGACATACTTCTTCAAATCACTTGGAGTCCATTATGTATTTGATACTTCATTTTCACGGGATTTTTCATTACTAGAAAGTGCTCGTGAATTCGTAGAGAGATTTCGATTTTATCaagaaaaacaacaaaaaaaagatccaGTAAATAATGACGTAAAATCAACAAGAATAAAACGTAATGGAACATCAGGAGGTGGTGATGAAGCAATGAGTGAAGCCAAATTACCAATGTTAGCATCAGCATGTCCTGGATGGATTTGTTATGCTGAAAAAACTCATGGATTTATTTTACCATATGTTAGTCAAACTAAATCACCACAACAAATTATGGGATCCGTTGTAAAGGATTATTTGGCAAATAAATTAGGAATTAAacctaataatatttatcatgtTGGCGTTATGATGtgttatgataaaaaattggaaGCATCAAGACCAGATTTTTTTAGTGAAGAATATCAGACAAGAGATGTTGATTGTGTTATAACGACAGGAGAAGTCGTTAAAATGTTTGAAGAAAGTGATTATGACATTAAAACAAGTGAAGAATCttcattagataattttactaaaactTCACAAGAAGAGGAATTATTAAGATCTTCTGGTAGTGCATCAGGAGgttatttagaatttattctTGAATATACTGCTCgggaaatatttaatattactggTGTTGATGTTGATAAAGAACAAGGAGTTATAGTTAAAGCCGGTCGTAACAAAGATTTCAAAGAAATTACTCTTGAG attGATGGAAAACCTGTATTAAAATTTGCATCAGCGTATGGATTTAGAAATATACAAAATCTTGTTCGTAAGATTAAGAGTAATAATTCACCATATCATTACGTTGAAGTTATGGCTTGCCCTTCTGGTTGTATAAATGGAGGTGGACAATTAAAACCAGATGAAAAGATTCCTATAAAAGATTGGATTTTACACGTGAATGATATTTATCGTAACGTTAATTCTCTTTCACCCGAAAAAAATGACGTCGTTTTAAATTTGTATAG cgAGTGGCTTGACGGTATTGAAAGTgagaaatctaaaaaattgtTACGTACTCAATATCATGCCGTTGAAACTACTCTTGTAAATCCCTTGGCGGTTAAATGgtag
- a CDS encoding uncharacterized protein (SECRETED:cutsite_SQA-YT; SECRETED:prob_0.8004); SECRETED:SignalP(1-23) — MKLQSFYLLTVFFMGLFVLKSQAYTATISENLSAFCRVWIEDSNHFRIAGDGKGHYRGCGSVNFNHIDFNDQQYYIVVKVEGSTKEEKVRGPFDSNHSCSLYGEVDSWGFDC; from the exons ATGAAACTTCAAAGCTTTTACCTTCTTACTGTCTTTTTCATGGGTTTATTTGTTCTTAAAAGCCAAG CATATACGGCCACAATATCGGAGAATTTGTCTGCTTTTTGCAGAGTTTGGATAGAAGATTCCAATCATTTTCGCATAGCTGGTGATGGAAAAGGACATTACCGTGGTTGTGGTTCAGTTAATTTTAACCACATTGATTTTAACGATCAACAGTACTATATTGTTGTGAAAGTTGAAGGTAGTACGAAGGAAGAAAAAGTCCGAGGTCCTTTCGATAGCAATCATTCCTGTAGTTTATATGGCGAAGTTGATAGTTGGGGATTTGACtgttaa